The following proteins are co-located in the Castanea sativa cultivar Marrone di Chiusa Pesio chromosome 8, ASM4071231v1 genome:
- the LOC142607722 gene encoding RNA-binding NOB1-like protein, translating to MEDNTTPTAPAPAPMWSSIVKKSQPPPPKPSPETPSSTGGVFVVDNSNSNSNSTTKGIAVAVVDANALIEGGDKLTRSCAADKLVTVPEVMAEVRDPASRHRLSFLLPSSLHSMDPSPDSLNKVIKFARATGDLQTLSDVDLKLIALTYTLEAQIHGTKHIRECPPPVHVVNAKRLPEKELPGWGSNVPNLGEWEALERASLGDGDGGMSNSNSRILPLQDLNLNVVDDKESEVGSENQEGEVEGGGVSGVRPRRFLPKKKEVTIEGKKMVASGVDASQGEFDEDAGDWMPAVSRSTHRRFLRRKARREHYEAMAEKDAQEDAEKNRDSNVVEDGRSLENEMKEGENGDESLSTILEQMRLEEEEEDTSNELDISSERLGSSNPELAGASFESNEAEVDGEDEVDMVNEGLDHVEMSSQADESVDASYADDGSSEQSWMLRSLSESSVACVTSDFAMQNVLLQMGLRLLAPGGMQIRQLHRWILKCHACYTVTAEIGRIFCPKCGNGGTLRKVAVTVGENGVVLADRRPRIRLRGTKFSLPLPQGGREAITKNLILREDQLPQKFLHPKTKKKMNKQGDDIYTADDFGRHVDKRAPLQPPVRKALAVFSGKRNPNDNHFSRSKH from the exons ATGGAGGACAACACAACCCCAACAGCTCCAGCTCCAGCTCCAATGTGGAGCAGCATAGTGAAGAAGAGCCAACCACCGCCTCCAAAGCCCAGCCCCGAAACCCCTTCATCAACCGGTGGAGTCTTCGTCGTCGacaactccaactccaactccaactccacCACAAAGGGCATAGCGGTGGCCGTAGTCGATGCCAACGCCTTAATCGAAGGAGGCGATAAACTCACCCGCAGTTGTGCCGCCGACAAGTTGGTCACCGTCCCTGAGGTCATGGCCGAGGTTCGTGACCCTGCCTCCCGTCACCGCCTCTCCTTCCTTCTCCCTTCCTCCCTGCACTCCATGGACCCCTCCCCCGACTCCCTCAACAAAg TTATAAAGTTTGCGAGGGCGACGGGTGACTTACAGACGCTATCAGATGTTGATTTAAAATTGATTGCATTGACTTATACATTGGAGGCTCAGATTCATGGGACCAAACATATTAGGGAATGTCCTCCACCTGTCCATGTGGTCAATGCGAAAAGATTACCTGAGAAGGAATTGCCAGGCTGGGGTTCCAATGTGCCCAATTTGGGAGAATGGGAAGCATTAGAACGTGCATCGCTTGGGGATGGGGATGGTGGTATGTCGAATTCCAATTCGAGAATCCTACCTTTGCAGGACTTGAACTTGAATGTTGTGGATGATAAGGAGTCGGAGGTTGGTTCTGAGAATCAAGAGGGTGAGGTGGAAGGTGGTGGTGTAAGTGGGGTGAGGCCTAGGAGATTTTTGCCAAAGAAGAAAGAGGTAACGATTGAAGGGAAGAAGATGGTTGCGAGTGGCGTTGATGCGTCTCAAGGAGAGTTTGATGAGGATGCTGGTGATTGGATGCCTGCTGTTAGTCGAAGTACTCATAGACGGTTTCTTAGAAGGAAAGCTAGGCGTGAGCATTATGAGGCGATGGCTGAAAAGGATGCTCAAGAGGATGCTGAAAAAAATAGGGATAGCAATGTTGTTGAAGATGGTAGAAGCTTGGAAAATGAGATGAAGGAGGGGGAGAATGGTGATGAAAGTTTATCTACGATTTTGGAACAAATGAggttggaagaagaagaagaagacacgTCAAATGAGCTGGACATATCTTCTGAGAGGCTTGGATCCAGCAATCCTGAATTAGCAGGGGCTTCGTTTGAGAGCAATGAAGCTGAGGTAGATGGTGAAGATGAGGTTGATATGGTTAATGAAGGATTGGATCATGTGGAGATGTCAAGCCAGGCCGATGAAAGTGTTGATGCATCCTATGCTGATGATGGTAGTAGTGAGCAAAGCTGGATGCTGAGATCGTTGTCTGAGTCCAGTGTGGCCTGTGTAACTAGTGACTTCGCAATGCAAAATGTTCTTCTACAGATGGGTTTACGCTTGCTGGCACCTGGAGGAATGCAGATACGACAGCTGCACAG GTGGATTCTGAAATGCCATGCATGCTATACAGTGACTGCTGAGATTGGGAGGATTTTTTGCCCAAAGTGTGGAAATGGTGGCACTTTACGCAAGGTAGCTGTTACAGTTGGTGAAAATGGAGTTGTTTTAGCAGATCGTCGGCCACGGATTAGATTGCGTGGCACTAAA TTTTCACTGCCTTTACCCCAGGGTGGAAGGGAGGCCATAACCAAGAACCTCATCTTGCGTGAAGATCAACTCCCACAAAAGTTTCTTCATCCcaagacaaagaagaaaatgaataagcag GGAGACGACATCTACACTGCAGATGACTTTGGCCGCCATGTTGATAAAAGAGCCCCCCTGCAGCCTCCTGTAAGAAAGGCATTAGCAGTTTTCAGTGGAAAGAGGAATCCTAATGACAACCATTTTTCTCGTTCTAAGCATTAG